Genomic DNA from Thermodesulfobacteriota bacterium:
TTTTTCTCTGGTTCTTCTGCTGCTTTCTTTCTTTTCTCTCTTTCCTGCTCAGGCTTTCTCTTTTTTTCTTCTTCTTCCTTTCGGGCTTCATCTATTACCCCTAATACATCGCCTACCTTTACATCATCGTCCTTGTTTTTGTCTATGCGTACCAAAATACCTCCTTTCTCAGCCCCTACTTCGAAATTTGCTTTCTCGGTCTCCAGTTCTACAACAGCTTCACCTGGACTCACAGGCTCTCCTTCGCTTTTCAGCCATCTTACCACTGTCGCTTCAACCACTGATTCACCCATTTCGGGTACTACGATGTTAACCGACATGATTTTCTATTCTCCGGTCTATAAATTTGTTAAGCATAATATGTCATGCATTTCCCTTTCACATTTTAACTTATAAGCTTGCTCTACCAGTGTGCCTTGGTTTATCTTATGACGGGATAATGAACCCTCTGCAGGGCTTGAATAGGGACGTCTTCCGATGTAATGCACTGGCACATTGTTTAGGAGT
This window encodes:
- a CDS encoding biotin/lipoyl-containing protein; this encodes MSVNIVVPEMGESVVEATVVRWLKSEGEPVSPGEAVVELETEKANFEVGAEKGGILVRIDKNKDDDVKVGDVLGVIDEARKEEEEKKRKPEQEREKRKKAAEEPEK